TGAGCGCTGGAGGAAGTAATGTCGATATCAACGCGGCTGCGGTTTCCCTCATTGAAAGAGAACATCGCCAAGTCGCCGTGATGTGTGGCCGGCTCGGCAGCCCGGTTACCGAAATTTGTGAACGTCACCCCTTCGTTGATCTTTTGTTGTTTCCGCCACCAGCGGGAAAAGACGGTTTCCTTGCGACGAACTCCCTCGTGGGGTTCTCAGCCCTGCTTGCACGCGCATACACTTCAGTCTTCGACCCAATCGCGTCTTGGGAAGATGTCGCTTCTACAGTGGAGCCATATGCCGACGGAAGCTCAGGCCAGGTTCAAAGTTGGCGAGATTCAGCCAGGGGCCTGTGGGACCGGGCCACCACCGTGGTGCTGTACGGGCCTTCAACAAAAATCGGGGCAGTCGATCTGGAATCGAAGTTCACAGAAGCGGCGCTCGGTATTGTGCAACTGGCTGACTATCGAAACTTTGCCCATGGTCGCCATCATTGGATAGCTAAGCGCGGGCAGGAAACTGCCATTCTCGCTTTCATAACAGATGAGGATAGGGCGATCGCCGAACGAACACTCGCCCTCATTCCAGCGGATGTTCCGATTGCGAAGCTTGAGATCAACGGCCACGGGCCGGCCGCGCTTCTCGGATCTCTCCTGGCTGCGCTGCACGTTACAGGGTGGGCTGGTCTTGCACGGGGCATAGATCCCGGCCAGCCGGGCGTCCCGGATTTCGGTCGAAAGCTCTATCACCTCAACCTCCCGAGCAAAGGCCGGAAAAAGGCTCTAGGCGTTTTGGCCAAGAGCGTGAACGCCGCAATCGCGCGCAAAACCGGAGAGTCAATTCGGCGGCTTGACGAACGAAAGACGCTATCTCATTGGCAGGATGCGTTGACCACCTTTGTTGGACAGTTGGAGTCGACAACCTTTGGGGGTGTCATTCTTGACTACGATGGTACGGTTGTCGATACGCGACAGCGATTTCAACCAGCCCGTCCTGAGATCGTCGCTGAGTTGGAGAAGATAGCAAGAAGCGACGCCACTCTGGCGATTGCGACCGGACGAGGAGTTTCAGTCAGGAAAGACTTAAGGACGGTGCTTCCAGAGGAGCTGTGGTCACGAGTTATCATCGGGTACTACAACGGTGCGATGATCGGAACGCTCAATGACGATAGCGTGCCCGATGGAACGGATGAAGTATGTCCAGAACTCAAAGACCTGGCTGAAGCCTTTCAAACAAGCGATGAGCTGGCCGGCGCGGCAAAGCAAACGAACCGACGTTACCAGATCACTTTGGAACCTCGTCAGTTCATGGCCGAGAACCGGCTTTGGGACATTGCCCACCAATTAATCCTCCGCACCGGCTGCCGGGAAGCCATCGTGACTAGGTCGAGCCATTCGATCGATATCATTGCAAGCGGTGTCAGCAAAACCAATGTCATTCGTCAGGTCCAGGAGCGATTGGCAGGCCGCCAGGTTCTTACGATCGGTGACCGCGGCCGCTGGCCTGGAAATGACTACGACTTGCTGAATGCTCCCATGGGCCTCAGCGTTGATGAGGTCAGCGTCGATCCAGCGACCTGCTGGAACCTCGCGGAACCCGGTCAGCGTGGAATAGCTGTTACGCGAAGCTACCTCGCGGCACTCGAAGTAACCGACGGTGGTTTGCGATTTCGTAAGGGGGCGTTTCGATGAATGAAGATCTCGGCCTCAGGGTTCTCAGCGAAATCATGCAGTGGAGCGATGATGAGGCACGGAAAGAGTTCGACTGGCTACGCCTGATGGCTCGTCTAAAATATGATGGCTACCGCGACTTTCAGGCCGGAATGCGTTTTATTGAGAGCTTGGCTACTTGGCTCCAGCAGTTCAAGGCACAGGCAGAGAGAAAGACCGCCTACGATTTCGTTCGCAATGCACTCGTATACATCGGGCCAAGCGAAATGCAGAGGCTAGTCGAGCAGCTGTATCCAAAAACGGTACGCGATAGGCTTGTGCGCATGGTTGCGGAGGAGCGTAGCGTCCCCCCGTATCGGGTCTATGCAGACGAAGAAGCAAGGAAGGCGGTGGAGCGCTTGCGCCGGCAGACTCTCTTCATGGGCCTGAGTGATGGGGCCCGCATTGACGGTCTGCGGCACAGCAATGTCGGATTCCTCACCAACGAGCAGCTTGTGGTGTCAACACAACTGGACACAGAAAAATGGCAAGACCTTCTCGATAATCTCGAAGAAGGCCTTCAGGAAAAGGACGCCAAATTCAAGCTCGTCTACCTGATCGATGATTTCATGGGCACAGGTACGTCCTTTCTTCGGTACAACGAGGGAAAAAAGAAATGGTCGGGAAAGTTGGCGAAGTTCAAGGAATCGATCGAACTCGCGAGGAAGAACCTCGATGGAAGAGAGATTTTCGCCGACAACTGGCATCTCTGCATTCATCACTACGTTGCCACGCACGCGGCCTCGGCAGTCATCAAAGAACGCGCATCGGCGGCAAAGGCAGCACTGCAGTCAGACGGTTGGGCGTCCGAAGTTCATTTCTCCTTCGGAACGATCCTACCCGAGTCGCTTCCGATCAACGCTCATGGAAATGGCTTTC
The DNA window shown above is from Shinella zoogloeoides and carries:
- a CDS encoding HAD hydrolase family protein encodes the protein MAKPYASELARLQETLRWASSTDIESLRTAVKTAGLSPLSAIGSGGSLTAAHALAALHQLFTGKPGLVQTPLEAASANLDPSVSQWLLSAGGSNVDINAAAVSLIEREHRQVAVMCGRLGSPVTEICERHPFVDLLLFPPPAGKDGFLATNSLVGFSALLARAYTSVFDPIASWEDVASTVEPYADGSSGQVQSWRDSARGLWDRATTVVLYGPSTKIGAVDLESKFTEAALGIVQLADYRNFAHGRHHWIAKRGQETAILAFITDEDRAIAERTLALIPADVPIAKLEINGHGPAALLGSLLAALHVTGWAGLARGIDPGQPGVPDFGRKLYHLNLPSKGRKKALGVLAKSVNAAIARKTGESIRRLDERKTLSHWQDALTTFVGQLESTTFGGVILDYDGTVVDTRQRFQPARPEIVAELEKIARSDATLAIATGRGVSVRKDLRTVLPEELWSRVIIGYYNGAMIGTLNDDSVPDGTDEVCPELKDLAEAFQTSDELAGAAKQTNRRYQITLEPRQFMAENRLWDIAHQLILRTGCREAIVTRSSHSIDIIASGVSKTNVIRQVQERLAGRQVLTIGDRGRWPGNDYDLLNAPMGLSVDEVSVDPATCWNLAEPGQRGIAVTRSYLAALEVTDGGLRFRKGAFR